A region from the Vicia villosa cultivar HV-30 ecotype Madison, WI linkage group LG3, Vvil1.0, whole genome shotgun sequence genome encodes:
- the LOC131658403 gene encoding LOB domain-containing protein 36-like yields MSSSSSSNNNSPPCAACKIQRRKCTQDCIFKPYFPSNNPQKFLYVHKVFGASNVAKLLNEVNESQREDTVSSLAYEAEARLRDPVYGCVGLISSLQDKLKSVQNELYNAKKDLACYVGPQAFLPPPLSPPLPPTATNVNPFYTQQQQQRQDVFGYNGDNENLYSNFQAQSFHHPLMVSSEQLQQQQQPNNGFCSKKFLKMERQNLG; encoded by the coding sequence atgtcGTCATCATCCTCATCCAATAACAACTCTCCACCATGTGCAGCGTGCAAGATTCAGCGAAGAAAATGCACCCAAGACTGCATTTTCAAACCCTACTTTCCTTCCAACAACCCTCAAAAGTTTCTCTACGTACACAAAGTGTTCGGTGCTAGTAACGTTGCGAAGCTACTCAACGAGGTGAACGAGTCGCAACGTGAGGATACTGTGAGTTCTCTGGCTTATGAAGCAGAAGCGCGTTTGAGGGATCCTGTTTATGGTTGCGTTGGGCTTATTTCGTCGCTTCAGGATAAACTCAAAAGCGTGCAGAATGAACTTTATAATGCCAAGAAGGATCTTGCTTGTTATGTTGGGCCTCAGGCTTTTCTTCCTCCTCCTCTTTCGCCGCCGTTGCCTCCGACGGCGACGAATGTGAATCCTTTTTATACTCAGCAACAGCAACAGCGTCAAGATGTTTTTGGTTATAATGGCGATAATGAAAACTTGTATTCGAACTTTCAAGCGCAGTCTTTTCATCATCCGTTAATGGTTTCTTCAGAAcagctacaacaacaacaacaacctaatAATGGGTTTTGCTCCAAGAAGTTTTTAAAGATGGAAAGACAAAATCTTGGATAG